gttacGTTGTGCTTGTCAATCTACAACACAGGATTGTGTTgctgtaaaaaaatattttatataaagaaAAGCTCCagggaaaaacaacaactatagaacattttaaaaaagagaggacTCTTGGGGAAAGAGGGTGCAGTTTCACAAACAGCCACGATTCTCAGCTCtctccttcttcatcctctacCTCTTTGATGACGGGGGTTCCTggaaacaacagaaaaatagaTCATCAATCATATCTACAGAGTAAGGACTGAATGAACATGATCTACCTCAGAAGTGAAGAGGAAGAAACTTACCATCTAGTTTCCTCAGATTTGGTAATCTTTTAGAGGCTTCATCCATCCACGTTCCCTCAGCGGAATACTTCTCCTCTAGAGGGTTTCCAACAAACACAAGGTCTACCAGGCACGGCAGGTCAGCAAGCCTCGAAAACTCTCCTGCACAACACAGAAATTATACAGAGGATTTCATCAGTAATTCATGTtctacaaataaacacaatataggCTGACCAAAGCACCGTGACTCACCCCATTCTTTCACCTGGTTGTTGGACATGTAAAGGACTTTCAGGTTCTTCATGCACTGGATTCCCTTCAGCTTCTCAATCAGGTTATAAGAGATCCACAACTCTTCTAATGTGTCTCCTACTGCCtcctgcatcacacacacacacacacacacacacacacatacacacacacacacacacacccacacacacacacacacacacacacacacacaaacacacaaaacaatataaatttAAAGCATGTGTTTAGCATGTGTCAACATTGCTGAAATACTATTATTTAGAAAGTGGTGAGCAGGAAAGATCATGGCCGATATTGTGTATATTCTATTTAattctcttttatttaaaattaaaacatttctattgtttctcacaatagaatatattttatattaaatatatcatattCTCACTATAGAATATCTTTTATATTATATACGttttttatgcaaatgtgttCTTATTATTTAAGATTACTCCATTTACATCCACTTACTTGGCAATAAACCTGATTCTGATCTAAAGTGTGATTAAAAACTGTCCTTttaaaagaaaggaagacagaaagaatgaaagactGTTTCATGTGTTAATGTTACTCACCAGCCCAGTTAGTGCCTTGATATTATTTCTTCCTAGAGACAATATCCTCAGGTTTTCTGGAAGGACACAACACAGAACCACATGAGAAGCCctgaatagtgtgtgtgtgtgtgtggcttcaCTGAAGTGTATTCATGTAAATACTCACTCAGGCCATTAAGGTTGGTTATTTTCTCAATGCAGTTTGTAGACAGAGACAGTTTCCTGTAAGGGATAAACCACAATCACATAAAAGGGATTTGAAGGAATATCTGGTtcaaaatatacacaaacacaatgtctGTAGTAACAGTTTAGATATTTTAACAACACGCTCtcggcaaaaaaaagaaagaattatgtgcagttttaaatgtgaaacatCTGGGCTCTGGTGTTTATTATGTTTACACTGTAGACAATTATGCATATTAGAGACAGCTGGCTAATTAGATTTGACAGTGAGGAGTAAACTGATGCGTATGCAGTTATTTTGGTTCACTTGATGTCACTCAATAGATGAGAGGATTTGTTCGCAATTTAGGcaattctgctgctgctgattgtgtgaacatttctgggaaacaaaacaatgaagtgTCATCAGTCTGGAAATGTGGACAGAATACAGgctataaacaataaaaaaaaataaaaacacctttttgttaaatgttagtTCTGTTTCTGCAGAATTTACCAAGACTGATAAAACATCATGAaccttttcttttacatttaaggGGGGGGGGATCTACTATGTTTCTCTGCCATGGTGCATATAAACAGGACTTTTGATCAAATTAAAGCAGAAATGATTGGATGAAAGTTCAACCCCTGaatatatatgatattattCACTCAGGAGAAAAAAATGCTGTATTCAACTTACAGGCATGCAAGTTAGGAGACGTATAAAGCTTAATTTCTCTAGACCCtcaaaaacataacaaatgaaTTGCACATGTGAGGAAATATGAGCTATACAAACTTCAGTTAATTTTTTAAGCTGACAAACTCTAAATGATTGTTTCAAACAGTTTGAATGAGATTAACAAATATAATAGCTAGCTTCCTAACACACTTTTTAACACTTGTTTTTTCATGCTGATTTTCAAAGTTATCTTCAAATATTTTCTAACTACACACTCAACATATCAACCCCTAAGTGTAACTTGTTGAAATAAGGAGCTGAATCTCTACAGGACTCACTCGCATTTGGCGAGTGTGGAGAGAGAAGCGTCCATCTTCTCTATAGCAGGAACCTGACCGTACAGTTTTATAGCTGTGGCCTCGCTCGCCTTCtctcctgtcttctcctcctgcacacacacacacacacacacacacacagatcaaaaGATGTAATGAACTACACAGTGAACTAAACTTCTACATACTTATATAAACAGATTAAGTTATTATCTAACACTGAACAACTaaagctgcaactaacgattattttcattattgattattgtctCAATCAATCTGGCCTACTGGATAattttgcaaagtatgaaaatggtAGAAAAGTCATTCCAATTTTTCTGCTGATTCAGAGTTTCagtttattacagtaaagttatatgtgtggttttactggtctggcccacttGAGAATTAATTGGGCTATTtctggcccttgaactaaaagtAGACCACTGTGATGTCTTCAGTTGCCTTATTTTGAACAAATAACagcccagccccccccccccacacacacaaaaatatccTATTGACAGCCATATGAAATGAGCAAACTTATGCATTAGACAGTGTGGAACCACAAATGTTGCTCAAAGAATAACTACAAACATGATTTTGTTTACCAAGATAGTTGCCAATTAATTAGTAACTATATTGATAATTGAAGTAATCATGACCTCAATGATGTCCTTCTGTTTTTTCCTATGGTTTTTTCCCAGCTATGTGTACATGCCACTCACCCATTTTGCCAGTGCTTCTCTGACAGTCGTTGCTTTGGCCTGTAGACATAACAGGACATTCATTTAACACAGAGAAACTGAATGatggtgttattacattaaacacacattatacaaTGCTACATATGTTGTGAACATGtattacatttcttattttaagGATAAGGCTGGTATTCTTAACCAGGGTGACTTCACGGACAGTCGGACATATTTCTCTTTCACCTTATACAATATAGTTTTAAGATAAACGGTGTAACAGAAACGTCCGGACGCGTTTAGAACAGAGCAGATATTATCCTGTTATTTAACGCTAACTGACATCTAGCTAATTAAAGTTAGCCCGTGTTAGCTCCACAGCTACACCAACGTCGCATGTAACGTCGTCTTAGCTACCAGACACGAAGCCACATGTATGTTCTGAATGCTGGTGACAGTAAGAAATGTTTATATGAgcagaaaaaaagctgaaaacaggaatgaaaaaagagcCGACAACAGAAACACTCACCATGTTGATGGTCTGCTCCGGTTGCTATGGCACTGACAGGCAACCTACAAGCTGCGCATGCGTGGTGTAGCTGTGATTGGGTTTGTTTGacccattaaaaaaatacatatttaattgCAGATGAAGAAGATATGCGTACTTATGGTACTAGGCTACTGTAAGCATGAGTCTATATCTGCTGTTaacaataatattttacaaaaatcCTCCCCCATAATAATGACAATTGGTGCACCCACGCCTAGCACCCACCCCAGCTGGTGTTTTTGTCATGCATGTTGCACAATTATAGGAAATATCTTCTTTGAATAAGTGTACAACTAGGCAGCCCCTTCAGGTGAAAGCAATAAGAGTCACATGCACCCCTACTATGTTTGTGTCTGCCCTCATTATGTAGATGATAGTAATTGGACATATGAATTGAAGTTATACCGTTCCCTTAGCTGTGATAAAATACTGTTATTTAGGgtttaagtgttttaaagttcAACTCCTTTCTGTTTCACAGCTGGATCATCCACCCCTGCTATACTGATAACCTGACAGCCAAGGTTTCAGTTACATCTTTCAATATCAACACAATGTGAAGTGATTCTGGTCAAATTTTGCTTTATATATGGACAAAGAtttgggttgtgtgtgtgtgtgtgtgtgtgtgtgtgtgtgtgtgtgtgtgtgtgtgtgtgtgtgtgttgtgtgtgctttGCTGCAGCTGATACCTCTTTATATAGCTTTGCAATACTGCCCTCCAGCGATAAAATTTCAGTATTGCATCAGTCTGTTGACAGTAAGCCTTGACTATGACCTTGAATCAACTGTGGACATTTCATTATATAgtgaaaatacagtatattcactTCCCAGATAGAAAAGATAATTATGGCAAACAAATCTAATAGCCTGCTATATAATCAATGAAATTATATAATATGTACTAAAACATATCTCAGGGGATCATTAAAGTTGCTGCATAGAAATGAATAGTTTCTAAATTTGGTGCCGCCCTGTAGCAGTATCAGTAAAAACAGTAGATGTGGTAGACTTCAATGCACACAAATAATTTCACCCCATGGTTCCAACCCCAGGACACCAAGATGATAGTGCTGAAAATAACACATGCACACCAGTTCTCACTGGGATTATCTCAATTTTCCACAGATAATTATCTAtgtaatatatgtaaaatacGTATGCCAGCAAGCATTTGACAATATAATCTTTTTTGTTGCTATCTCTCCAATGGGACACTGAGGTAGAAGCAGTGTTAAAGGTAGCTTACTATATTCCTGTGATGAAGACTCACTACATCCAGAAGATAGTTCTAAAAATAACTCTGACCTTTTAAACTATTATATATTCAACAAGAACATCCATACTCTAATAATGAACCTTATCCAGCACATAATCTATCTGCATGATGGCCTCCATTAAAGCAATAACATCTGACCTATTAGATCATGCGATTGTATTCAGAAAGGGAGCATCTTTGTTTTATGTCTTGTTAAAGTTACTCCATTAATGATAATCCTATATGTTTGAATGAGAATTGCCTAAATGCCACTGTGAGCCCCAACAGGTTCATGAATCATGCTAAATGATTGGAGTCACTGACCTTCAAAGaccaaagaagagaaggaaaggaacagTTTGGCGTGACAGTGACTCACGTAATGAGTCATtatattacacattatttatacattataaaTGATATGGGGTAAAAAGAAGGTGAATGGACAGACACTTTATGATATACAGTTTGATATTAACCATTGACCTTTAATTCAGAATCACAATTAGATAAAATTGGTAAACAAAATGTTTCAATAATAGTAAGACCTGAACCTAAACAGGTTATTTTATTGTCACCTGATCCCATACACGTACAGTATGTGCCATGCTATATTATTTTTAGTCTAATAGTTGAATAAGATTATTGGTTCAAATTAAAGAGTGTTAGTGCTTATATATTTGTAATAGTGATTTAAACATATGTctgataaatatattttggaaGAAAACCGTGAATATTTGTAACACACCCGTCAGTGGAAGAAGTGAGCTCACCTTGACCATCCGGCCCGTGCATGCGGTGTACAGTGTCACCAACCCAAACACACAGCTCACAATACATCCACTGCAACTCTATAGCTGATGTCGATCTCGGGCGCATTGTTGTGTAGAGCGTTAACATGTTTGGTGACGTGCACGTCGAAACAAACTGAAGGGGGAAAGATATTATCTTCATTAAATGGTGGCCATTCATTTAGAGGTGCACAGTAGGCCTACTTGTCAGTTTGAGGCTGATTATATTTGGTACATTTTTTCAAAATTGGGACACTTCAAATTTACATTTGaccattttttttcattcacccTAACCAGTGTACACAGCAATATCTGTGCAGTGTCTGACACAGCTGCTAAATAACAGCTTCTTCCCTTTCCCCATTTGAATGGAGCTTTAATTAAATGACCAGGAAGTGGATTTAGATGGAGCAGCAGAGGGCCTCTTCAACCAGGAACGTGACTTGAAACTGAAACCTCAGGTTTAGGTTTGCTGTACACACTAGTCATTTCCTGCTCTAAAGATCTCGTCCCATATATCCACTGTGGCAGATCGGATACCCTTAGTGGTGAATATTTCACAGGACGGTTCATGTGGGAGACATGTGTGGGACTGAAAGCAGGGTTATCAGCTAACCTGGTCTGATTATTTCTGAGGAATTAGATGCTTGAACCAGGGCACAAAATTAGCATCAGCCAAATGCTAGTAAAATATACAAGAGGCTGGTAGATTTGCTTTACTCACCTGCCAAAAGAACAATGGTAATCTATTGAGTTCCTGgtaaaatttgaacatttatgaTATTTGCACCCTGGCTGGATCTATTTCTTGATAAACAAAAGCCTGGCTCAATAACTGTGCATATTCCAGAAGTCAGAAGTTGCCAGGTTTGGAAACCAAAACTTGCTGTGCTACAGTCACAGAAGTGCtggacagaaaaacacagacttGTTTGTCAAGAAGTAGTACCAGTATGTAACACTCTTTTTATACTTCTGTTCAcctacagattaaacaaacaccAAATGTTAATCAGTAAGCATCAACTGTGTTGGTAGGTAAACTTTGGACAGGGCCAGGATTGCTTTTATCCCCTGTTTCTTCATGACATAGTCTTCAAGTGGTTCTCTACTCTTACTGACCATCTCATGCCAACATCCCCccaatcacacacattcatacactgatagcagagactgccatgcaaggtgccaaccagTCTTCTCCTCTCACTCTCATAAAGAAAACTGCTAGTGTTTTGAAGTGTTGGATTTATTTGAAAATCACAAGAATAGGGGAAAGGGGGACTTTTAGTAGACTGATTGTCCAGTAGGCATAGATGGATTATCACATGATAAGGTGGGCACAGGCCCAGGGTCATGCAGCCAAGTAAAATGAAAGTTGGATTTAAAGATCAATGTACGGTTAGAAATATGTATTTAAGGACTTAATTTTCATGGAAATAGGCCTACATgtaaataatatgtaatataattatatgccTGTATATGTGTCTCATAGTTTTAAATCCAATCGTGTAATGCTGTGATGTCTTATGTGTTCTGCACACTTGACTCTTGATCTTTTACAGTGGGGATTACACTTTTCACATATGGTTTTTGTTTTCACCCCTGATGATACATAGCGTATGACGTGCATAACATGCATATGGAAAAACAGAAGTAacatataacataataatacaaaaataacactTCTTGTAGGTTGATTACTTAACACTGTGCTATTGTCTACCCTTTGCAATTTTGGCCCAGGACAGGACCCATGGCCATCATTATCATTACATGCCAGCAGGTAGGTCCGAACAGTCGTCAAAGGTAGGAACTCAAAGTCATCTAACCATTAACGATTGACCTCTCCAAACATATCAGCATTTAGAAGTGGTTTGAAAGACTTAAAATTGTTTCTGTCCTCACAGTTAACCTATAAAGGGTAGTGTTACAGATCGAGTGACTGCTCAGggttttgagtgtgtgtgtgtatgtgtgtgtgtgtgtggagtgggCGGCGTCTTGAAAGCACAAGCAGGCAGTATAAAAGAAAGTGGACAGCCAAGAGCCAAGCTGGTCCATGGGTGTCAAAGATGGGGCAGTTTCCTGACAGAAGATGCCACAAGCTACTGAAGATATGAGGAGTTCCCACACAGCTGATCACAACAAACAGGATCAGCCAGATTTAAATAGGAGCAGAAGGTCTGGAGGATGGAGGTTGAATGTTACTGAAAGGAAAAGTCGAAGCTTGGAGATCAGTGTCCATCGGATCAACAGGGCAACACGATCATCCTACAATCTCCATGAAACCGCAAAATCTGCCTACCATGGACACATCTTGACCAGGTCAAAACCAAGACAAACTGTGCCTGCTGCAACTCACAGTGACATCCCTCTGCCACCTATCACGGGATCAAGAAGCACCTCTGGCAAAGTGGaacacacagctgctccaccAATACACAGAAAGGAGTCGGCCAAACCAAAAGGATATAGCACCCGCTTACCAACTGGTAACATGATGAGAAACACTGTGTTTCACATGATAGTTACACCATCCAGAAAGGCAAATCAGGAGTCtaaaaaatataatcaaatcagtGTTGCTCTTGCAGGGGGAGACAAAGCAGCCATCCAGGATTCAGAGACTACCAGCAGACTGATTAAACAGACTTTTGATGCTCAGCCAGGCGCATCATTGACTCAAGCACCGTTGGACCCTCCAGTGcgacaaaagaaaaatgacGCTAGTGATCCCGGTGCCAATGACAGCAGCATGATGATGCCAGTCAGGGTTAAACATGATGCCAGTCTCTGCAAAGCAAGGCAACAAAGAGatttctgctctgatgactcaGCTATTGAAACAGAATCTGGGGTTTCTGAGGACAAAGGTCATCCAGAGAGGTTGATGGAAGACAGTGATGATGAGTACTACACAGATAAGAGGATCGCAGAATGGGTCCTTAAAGTCAACTCCAGCCTCTTCTCAACAGGAAACGATGAGATGAAAAGCTCAAAACCTACAGAGGAGCAAGATGTGGCAACCATAAAGATCATCTACACTGGAGATTAAACCGACATACTAGAGTTGTTATTTCCACTTATAGCTTTTGTTGGGTCTTTGTTGGGTCAACTTTTTCCATgatcaagaatgaacttttaCACTTAGGTATAATTATTGATGCATGCATAGAGTATgttaaagtttttaaataacTGTAACTGAGTTATAACTTTCAGTACGCAAAATGCTTGATATGAGTTTAATGGAAAACACAAACCCACCACAAGTGAAAGACTTTCAATGTGGTCTCTGCAATGTTCTATgtaaatattaatttcatgtcATTCCTTGATGTGTTTTCAGCACATCCAGAAAATCACCCATAAAGTCAATACAAAGATGAGTGTAACTTGGCCATTGTACTTGTGTTCATTAAGGTCATCATTGGCTATATTCCAGGTTTTCTCTTATCAGGATAAACTTTTTCTTAGTTAATTCCAAGCTCTGAGTGTTATGACTGTCTCAGTTTTCAACACGTGCAAAGCCCAATCATTGCGTGTTATAGATGTTCATGTTCCTCTCTTCAAtgcatgaaaatgtgtttttttttctcttttatttactGCAGAGGATAAACACAGTGGAGGGGATATTTAATTGGCTGTACATCACTTCCACCATCTGCTAATCAACAAAAAACTCAAGTTCCAGCTTCTGTTTGTGCTGAAGTAACAGACAGTTTTGGGATGTAAAGCAATCAGTCAGGCTCAACTATAGTCTCATTATATCACCTTTATTAAACTAACGGTTGACAACCAGTGAGTTGAGATGAAGAACTTACTGACATTAAAAATCATGTAGTGTCTCCCTATTAGGCCAGATTCTAAGTCTGTAAAATGAATACCTACATTAACTGTAGCATTATTGTATTTGATAAGACATATTTTGACAGTGTAGATAGGCTGCAGGGCTGAGCGCAACACCCATGGGACTATGGCCAATACCTGTCCTGGTTTTTCTGTCCTGTGTTAACTCTGGGCAGCCCGGTTGGGGTGATGACTGTCAGTTCATTAACCTACATGTTGCACACTCCTGCCCCCTCAAGGACAGGCATCAAGTATATGACACAAAGCACCTACTGGGATGTAACCTGGTCATTGTATTAGGTAAGCCTAAAAATACCCATTGATACTGAGAACAGACATTTATCTTATGGGATGCaatccttttttattttgacttacTGAATTTTACATACATAATTTGTCTAATATAGTTTTTCAACCAAAAAGTTAAATTGCCTATTTACCTATTCCTTCTCTCTCATCATTTACAAAAGTCACACATTTGtaaatttgcatattttaccacGATTGACAAatgagctgtgatgtcacaaatcatgctcatacaCATGTACCATTAATTTAAAATCTTATTATATCACT
This is a stretch of genomic DNA from Scomber japonicus isolate fScoJap1 chromosome 16, fScoJap1.pri, whole genome shotgun sequence. It encodes these proteins:
- the dnal1 gene encoding dynein axonemal light chain 1, with amino-acid sequence MDASLSTLAKCEKLSLSTNCIEKITNLNGLKNLRILSLGRNNIKALTGLEAVGDTLEELWISYNLIEKLKGIQCMKNLKVLYMSNNQVKEWGEFSRLADLPCLVDLVFVGNPLEEKYSAEGTWMDEASKRLPNLRKLDGTPVIKEVEDEEGES